The DNA region CTGCGACATTCCAGTAAAGAGCAAGAAAAGAGGTCAATCAAAAGAGAACGCTTAACAAAAATAGTTTTACTACAGCATAACGTTACAGTCCTCCCTCAGATGAGCCATACAGTAGCAATATGATCATGGGGGTCTAAGTTACTGGACGACGAGTCACACTGATCCCTCAAACCCCTTAATACAGTATCTTTTAAAAGGAAAGTTTAAGGATTTTTGGAAAGCTTTTCTACAGGTCAACAATAAACCTCAGTGCAGAATTTGACGTAAGATTTCATGTAATCACTTTTAAGGGACTCTTGATTTCTAGCCAATAGAAAATCTATAACAACATGATGACGACCTTTAATCTTGAATAcgttttatttgtattatcaCTTTTTCTTCTACCACAAAGACCCGATCTTCCCTCTGGAATCAATTAAATTCACTTGCATAATCATCTCAGATCTTTATCATAGAAAGAGCAAAAGCAGGTTAAGACCAACTTAGGAAAGCCACGGTGAAAAACAACATCGTAATTGACGAGAAGACCTTCAAAAAAGCCTCAACTATCCCTTTAAAGAAAGCACCTCAACTCTCACAAACGCCCCTAAAGAAAAACTAGTTTGAACTGTCCTGATGTCAGTTTAGTTATGGtacatgcctttttttttttaattaacactgaaaataaaaatgagaacagGCAACATAGACAGCATGGACagacactcttttttttttccaaaaaaaaagaaaagaaaaaaggaaagtaaaaacAGCTCAGGTTCCTacactctttaaaaaaaaaaaaaaaaaaaaaaaaaagacgtttCCAGCACATCTTTGTAGACTGCTACCTTTCTGGATGTGTTggcaatagtttttttttttttttttttttttttagtgtgtgaaAGTATTTCGCTCACCCTCCCCAAACTGTccaacaaaggaaaacaaacagatgaaacaaacatcACATCCAGTttctgagaatttttttttttaacccgtGGCAACATTTCATACTACTGCCAAACACACTGCTGGACATGACTCTGAGATAACAAAAATTTTACATCTAAACGGGCAGATTTTGGATTATTTTAAGCGTAATCCTCATCTAATTGGGCTCAGGCATCTAATCACACAACCTAAGACCAAGGTTAAGATGTAATTAATGAAAAGAGCTAAAATTGTTGGGGCCACAAATTGACACTAGCCATGAACtaaatgcttttaaatgttaGCTGTGGCTATTAAGTACTGTGTATTTTCTACCGGCAAATTTGGCAGGTATACAGCAACTTTCAGGACATCTTCAAATTTATGATCCTCCCTCAGTTTTCTGTGGGTGAGAAGacctcttctgtttttttttttcccagtcgAGCAAGTCTCTTAAAACGGCTTCTTAAAAATCCTACTATATTTCCGCTTAAGTTACAGAGAAAATAGGATTGAAGAACGGTTTGATGatgtattttctgtgtggaaCGCATTTCATGTTCTACAATTAAGATCAGCTTTGTtgtgggatgaaaaaaaaaaaaaaatcgcaatATGCTTCACCTGTGTTCAGTATTAAGTGCCCCATGGGATGATGCTGAACTACAGTAGCTGCACCCACAAGTAAACATTCAGTGTTGTGAATTGGTGGtgtgcacaggcacacacaggtGGGGAAGTTCAACTAATCTTTTTGTTGAATGTACAGGCTTACTTCGCAAAAACTCATCATTTTCCCTAAAAGGAGCAAAGGGAGACTTcatcattcatatttttcatctgCTTGCTACTGGTGGGTGGAAAAGACAACTGTAGACTCTAATTTgttgaaataacaaaatctgtcatctctcacaaacagacatacagatgTGTTGACAAATCATGCATGTGTTAAAAGAAGGGCAgctttaatatatattttgcaAACGTACCAGTATGTGCCTTGTTCAGGACAACATATTGCATGTTATTTTTAAGACTGTAGTGGGGAGGGTGTCATTCTCTGTCCATGCATTTAAATAgcaacacaggaaaaaaaaaaaaaaaaaaaaaaagaaataaagaaagaaagaaaacagactaACAAACATTTAACGCGTCTTAGAGAGGGAAATAAGTCACCCAGAGGTCTGCAGCAGTAAATCTTGTCATTTCTTTCAAATAGATTTGGACttataatcttatttttttctctttttttgtgtccgttaaattcaaatgttgacAGAATAGGAGTACATTTTGTGGATCACATTCAGACGCCTCGTCTCTCTTCTTCTATACTTCAGTGTTGCCCGCGTAGAGCCTGGTCCATGTTCGGGCTGGgggggagacagaaagataaaagtGGTTGTGGAGGGAGCAGGACTGTGGATAACAAAGTGTTGGAGAGTCTTCACAGATCTGCTTGATCAAACAAACTTCCAGGGCAATGGGCATCCTaaagaaactgaaatgtcaaaaagattTCCACATATGAAACCAGAACAATTAGTCAGTTTATCAAGTAGTCCAGAGAAAATTAATGagcaacaattttgaaaaattaatggTTTCAAAAGTTTATCAAGACACAAAGCCAAACTTTTGTTGGTCCTAGCTAGCGCAGCAAcaaaggattattttcattatccgTTAATCCGCCAGTTTTTTTCTTGACTAATCGTCTAATCTCTTGGTCTTTAAATTCTCAGAAAACAGCATCACCAAGGCCAAGTTGACATTTTCCAATTACTTGTTTTggtccaccagcaggtcaaaccCCAAGGATATTCAGATTCCTATGacagaagactaagaaaaccagaaGATATTCACATATGTTTTAAGCTATAACTAGTAACTTTTCGGTATTTTTCCTAAAAAATGGCTTGAAATGAtaaatccattatcaaaattgttgccgcTGCGTTTTTGGCtgtttgtcaaacaaaacaagtgatCTGAAGACTTCACACTGGGCTCTgagaacttgtgatgggcattttccacttttaaatcaataatgaataaaaatcgTTGCGGCCTTAAATCAAAAACCCACTGAAGACACaacaactgctgttttttttttttctcagtttactTTGCTCATAATCATTAGAAttacaagaaaacaacattttataaGGTATTTTGGTTCACTAGTTCAACAAAGTTCTCAAGTATCTTCAACAAACAGATGTTGTAAAGGAGAGTTAGACggcagaagaaaacagagtaCCGACAAAGCCTCGAGCTTCATGAACAGAAAACCCAAAAGAAATGACACCACAGTCATGCAATGCCCATCAACAATTGTCTATATAACAGCTAAAACAATTTCACTGTCCTCATATAATCCATGCGGCACAACCATCAAGGCAAGCCTCTCAGCTTTTACTTGATCCTCCAACAAGGTGATCATGGGACAAATTGTCTCTCATTTTGTCAAGTTCCAGGGGTTATACTATTTTAATTCTGTGTGaacaaaaacatctttcatTTGAAGAAATCCCTTTAAAAGAACTGTGTTGTTCTGATTTATGAGCCGTTATTTCAAGATTATGTAATTACGATTGACAGACTTGAGAAATGCATAGATTTTTCATACTTAATGCCATATTTGCCTGTATTTACAGTCAGATGGAGTCACCAACTCAGTCCCACCCACAAAGGCGCTGacaggctttttttcccccctctccaACCAGGAAAAATGCCATTCACGAAGGTAACACCTGAACTCTGGATAATTTGATGAAATTCTAAAGGTCTGGAATTGAGCTAATGGTTGCTGCCATCTGTCAAAGCATTTCCCAGACTGGAAAAATCTGTGACCACCTGAGTACAGCTGATCCTGAGTGCTTTATTGAGGGTTCAGGTAAATATGAATCTGCTCCTCACCTGTCTCAATGGCATGGCTTTCGTTTTTCTTCCACTGCTCTGCGACGTCGTTTGCCAGGGGATCATCTGGATTGGGAGCACTTAATAACGCCTGGATAGATAGCAACACTGTACGGATCTGCAGGGCTGGAGACCACTTATCTGGAAGAAGGAAAGTTTGGAGAAAGAtgcaaagagaaacaaaaataacagtttattgCTCAAATTGGGAAAATGAGGGAAACTTCAGGGTGATACGGCTTTCGGTATTAGTGGTTATGCAGTCCCACGTAGGTGCAACGAGCCAGTGACAGACACCGTGAGCAGCATCAATCATCGCTGACAGCTGAAGCTGACCTGTAATTGCTCTGAGATCCACGTTTTCCTCAAGCTACTAGATAATGGAAAACAACCCTGGCTCTTGTGAAtctaataaatcaaaataaaaaaatatgagagaGTAACATGCGGACACAAGTGCAGATCAGTGTGCCTACAAATCACAGTCTGttgcaatattttattaataccTCAAAGCAACTGTGGCCACCCATCTGCTCTTGTCTGTTCCGCTCTTGCCAAGTAAACCTGAGTTTATTTAACCTCTAAACTTAATTTGATAGATGTAATCCCATCTGCTTCCTGAAGCTTCGTCTCACAAGAccatttttatgcaaatataACTGGCTGCTTTTCCGCCATCTCATATTATAAAAAAGGTAATTGCTGATCTGATACCACAGTCTGGCTGTGACAATAAAATTCTATGCCTCACACTGCTGGTGTGCAATAATGTGCTAATTTCGCACTTTCTGGCTGTCAAAGATGTGTGAAACGGTTGGGCAGATGTAAGGTAAGTGTATTGCTCCACTTGTTTGATTTAATAGCTGAGAATGAATATTCCTATTATTATTACCAGTATTATAAATCTTAATTTGTTCTAATGTGACACCCCCCCCAATTTGGATATTCCCTACATCCAGAATccaaaaaatttcacatttttataaaaatgttcaaCTTGCCAATTAAACAGTACTACTTAAGATGccaataaataatatttttgccATTAGCATTAAATCAACTGGCTCCGTGTGATGTGAAAGGGTTGAGGGTACTACGAAACCCACAGAGAGTTAACACCCTGCTTGATAATTCAGATCATTGTTTTGATTCGCCAGCCTCATTTAGACTGCATAGTAGCTTCCCAAAAGCTCATAGCGGGCCCCCATAAAATGTAACAGGCAGTCTTTTCCCATAAACAATTTTGATGAGTCTAGTGTTTGCTACGTGCCCAGCATAAGACAACTGAAAGCCAAAGTAAAGGAGTGTTTTGGGAAGAAAGAGAAgctaaaaacacatatttttcttAGGGGTTTCTGAGGAACGACTAAGTATTGGACTTCCTTTGGTCaggtggacaaaaacaaacctccAATAGGATGCCCATGATGCTCTGTCTCATCTGGATACAGTATGTAAGTTGCCAGTTGTTTGCTACCACATTAGTAATAATAACTTGATAGCCAGTGTATGCTGTATAGGCGTAAAAGCCATTAAGCCATTAGTGTGGTAATAACTGTTTGAGATacacctaattttttttttttactaatttcaAGATTGGAAACAAAACCGTGCAAGAACAGTCCTGAGTGCTGTCAGTGCGGTTCCACACTGGAGCCAacgagaaaaaacaaacaaacaaaaccccatCAAGTATATAGACAAAAATTCTTGCTTCTTAGtttctttctgctttgtgttCTTACCTTTCAAAATGTCTAAACATATTCTTCCCAGTTTGTCAACATTGGGGTGGTAGATTTTGGTCATGAATCGCACTTTGGGAGCTGCCATGGGATACTCTTCTGGAAGAAATAGTTCAAGTTTAAATGTGCCTCCTTCAAAAGGAGAGTCTTGAGGCCCCGCAATGAACACGTGGAAGTAACGTGCATTCCCTTCATCAGGCGTAGCCGTGATCCCTGGAACAGGCTCTGCCATCAACCGCTGTGTCTCCTGAGTGTGGTCAGAAtgagaaacacacaacactgttGTTAACGACTCTGAataaaactagaattaccaccttgCAGTTTTATACCTCTGCCAACCGGTCAAGTTgctgtttacatccatgtctgtcaaGATTCATctatgtagtgaagactttgaaggattttaataaaaaggtatgaaatgttttttttgttattatttgtgGTATAggaatatataaataaaattgatttgacttgactttgtcaggctttgttgttgttctgctgtATGTCTACTGTATTACTGTCTAAGttcagtgacagaaacaaaaaacagtcaaattccttgtatgtgtTCACATGCATGGCCAATAAAGCTGACTCTGATAGAACACAAAGTTTTGGTCATGACAGCCACATGCTTAAAATACGGATTTATACAGAtgcaaagaaaatacatttttttaaaaaggttttgtgGAAAGAACTGTAGATGTGTCAGCAGACAACAGACTTTTAGATCTCACCCGcattgagacaaaaaaaacaaaacaaaaaaaccaagcaAGTTTAAAATAGCTTGCTTTGACCAACCTAATGTCCAACACCTAAAGATATTGTGTTTACTATAACATCAGGTTAagtttattcacattttcagtggaaacatttttaaatattcacatatagccgctggaaccagtgaatttccagcatttttacttgaaaattacTACAATGATTTATGAATCTgccatttccttttctgtcaatAGACTAATTGAGTAATCAATGCacagtttcagctctaaattAGTTTTTGATCCATTCTACATACAGTTTAGTAAATTTCTATCAAAAATTGAGTTGCAGTATTATAAGTTTTACTTCAAATCAACAGAGTGTTGTGCGACACTAAGGGCCAgtggaaatgaaaagagggaagTGGAACATTATTTCTGCATTTGATCAAGCAGGTGCACCGAAACACAGGAAGGAAACTGATCCAATTCTGTTAtaaatacaattatttatttttctgcgaTTGGAAAACAAACTACAGGTTTCCATTATGGCAGCTGGgtcttgttttcactttgtcaccATTAAGTTACTGTGAGAACCGGCTAAACCTGAGAAATAGCTGCTAGATGTGGCGGAAAAGACTGATCGCGCCCACTGCCAGGCCTGGCCCGACGAAGTCAAGTCGCAGTGAGGTTGAAGGAGTGGACCGCAGCGCAAAAGGCCTTAcaattctgctttatttttcGTTTCGCTTTACACAAAAGAAGCAATACGAACATGTTGGCTTTACTGCGGGTATTTAAATGTGTGGAGACCACAAGGGCAGCGTTTCACATCAGCGCCAGACATGTGTACCAATCACCAAAGCTACAGCTGCTAGCCTAGCTTACATAGCGAATCCATTCATATGGCGACTGGGACAAATGATCATTATTTGTTGATTCGTACTACAAATTAGCAGCCCGGGGCTGTTAAAACTCCATTGTAAATTCGACAATAAATCTACTTGTACAAAAATTCAACCACGGGCAGAGCAGAAGGGAGTAAACGGAAGtggcaaacaaaacacttgcaGACACGGACCAGCGAGCTAGCTCGATAACTAGCTAGATAAGAGCTAATTGTGCTAGCCGCGCTAACGTCGGGCTACACGCCGAATGGCAGTAACTCTACGTCCATATGCGCATCAAATAATCTttacaatacaaacacaatgGCTCATTAAGATACATATACACTGTCCGGTGAAAAGTGTACCTTTATAATCCTACGAGGCAAACCGGCCATCTTGTGTTAGCTATTATATTTTTAGCCGTGGACTCGCCTTCTCTTCAGCTTGGACTGACTGAGTTGCCGGGGCGGGGACAGATAACTCACTCTTCCGGTGGTTTCAGATGACGTAAAGAAATATGCAGCTGtctatgtaaaaatataaacactacatgtcataaaaatataaacaataaagtaataaaaatataaactgcCGCctgtcataaaaatataaacattaattttaatgaaaatataaatactaattataataaaaagatataaatacaaatactgcGTAATAACAATACAAACACTAATtgtagtaaaaatataaatattaactgtaataaaaatattttttttaaaggaattgtAATATGaacattaaatgtaataaaaatatgaatactaATCATAATTTTACCTCAATAATTTGGGCATATTTTCCAACATTATCAACACAActtaaagttcttttttttttaatgtgatgtatTATGAAATCCCCCAAAACTAATTTTATTACAAATGTTATAATATGGAAAAagtttttattcacaaaatGCTGATTGTCTAAAAGAAAGCTTGAGAGAGCATATACACAATTAACACTTACAATTTAATCTGCCTTTATTTaattgcattcattcatttttctcctttactgtagt from Xiphias gladius isolate SHS-SW01 ecotype Sanya breed wild chromosome 2, ASM1685928v1, whole genome shotgun sequence includes:
- the ube2nb gene encoding ubiquitin-conjugating enzyme E2Nb; amino-acid sequence: MAGLPRRIIKETQRLMAEPVPGITATPDEGNARYFHVFIAGPQDSPFEGGTFKLELFLPEEYPMAAPKVRFMTKIYHPNVDKLGRICLDILKDKWSPALQIRTVLLSIQALLSAPNPDDPLANDVAEQWKKNESHAIETARTWTRLYAGNTEV